A genomic stretch from Bordetella sp. N includes:
- a CDS encoding AAA family ATPase → MKLSRLRIAQFRQFRDPIEIDGLAPGLNLFTGPNETGKSTIVAAIRAAFFERYRSNSAEDYRPWGDGSAAPSVVLDFEQDGEQYQLSKSFLGKKRCELQIGGAGQALRRLDGAEAEDYLATLLGFQHANKGASKAEHWGIPGLLWMTQGTAQDVREPLAHARNHLRTVLSSAVSEVSSSQGDDVIARVESARNELLTARTGKPTGSYQLALERRDTLTASATQVATEIEEYRHKVDELARLRQAHEADEARPPWLDAREDERAAARRLEDIQGIERSLGEQRLRVTQIEDRASLLRARLDGFAKEGRTAEARRAALDEARQAHAAAAALVAPWRARLDDATQQYEAARHAAQHARARERRATLDRERATLRASVLAATQALASAQAELLRQQEHGRRAAALRITDKDLATLREQARLQREAQLRLAAVATRLEFALDAGQTIAIDGGNVQGSGERQLASATEVAVPGVGRLTITPGGADLAAVRHQAEDAGERLASALQRLDLPSIEAAEARAREYAVAVGAADVATGTLKGLAPQGIEALRAQLTNDEARLREVEQALAQLATASEEGQSGAPLTAQEAEVRLLALERSLKQINADLHKAQLAEGDGQARVNAAQREDDAAQAVLTASGRQDMVAATRQALDESAAEAASAQARVENLLAQVQQARPDILKQDLERYRRSAEQLEQAFHQRRDTLLRLDVELQAAGARGLEERQAEIARDLTQARRHAQELTHRAEALDRLLTLLREKRAALTAQLQAPLRQHLQRYIQLLFPQGNVGLDADLMPGTLARAGSTGLESASFDELSFGAREQLGVISRLAYADLLLEAGRPTLIILDDALVHSDDQRLAQMKRILFDAATRHQVLLFTCHPANWRDMGVAPRALEGLRTRA, encoded by the coding sequence ATGAAACTGTCCCGCCTTCGAATCGCCCAGTTCCGCCAGTTCCGTGACCCCATCGAGATCGATGGCCTGGCACCCGGCCTGAACCTTTTCACCGGCCCCAACGAGACCGGCAAGAGCACCATCGTCGCGGCCATCCGCGCCGCCTTCTTCGAGCGCTATCGCTCCAATAGCGCGGAGGACTACCGGCCTTGGGGCGACGGGTCGGCGGCCCCGTCGGTCGTGCTCGATTTCGAGCAGGACGGCGAGCAGTACCAATTGTCGAAAAGTTTTCTCGGCAAGAAGCGCTGCGAATTGCAGATCGGGGGCGCTGGCCAGGCCTTGCGCCGTCTCGATGGCGCCGAAGCGGAAGATTATCTGGCGACCCTGTTGGGTTTCCAGCACGCCAACAAGGGCGCCAGCAAGGCCGAGCACTGGGGCATCCCGGGTCTGCTGTGGATGACGCAAGGTACCGCGCAAGACGTGCGCGAGCCGCTGGCCCATGCCAGGAATCATCTGCGCACGGTATTGAGCAGCGCGGTGAGCGAAGTGTCCAGCAGCCAGGGCGATGACGTCATCGCCCGCGTCGAAAGCGCGCGCAATGAACTGTTGACGGCGCGTACCGGCAAGCCCACGGGCAGCTATCAGTTGGCGCTGGAACGGCGCGATACCTTGACCGCGTCCGCCACCCAGGTGGCGACGGAGATCGAGGAATACCGCCACAAGGTGGACGAGCTGGCCCGTCTGCGCCAGGCGCACGAGGCCGACGAGGCGCGGCCGCCCTGGCTGGATGCACGTGAGGATGAACGCGCGGCGGCACGGCGGCTGGAAGACATCCAGGGCATAGAACGCAGCCTGGGCGAACAGCGCCTGCGCGTGACGCAGATCGAGGACCGCGCAAGCTTGCTGCGCGCCCGCCTGGACGGGTTCGCCAAGGAAGGTCGGACAGCAGAAGCCAGACGCGCGGCATTGGACGAAGCCAGGCAGGCGCACGCGGCGGCGGCCGCGCTGGTCGCGCCATGGCGGGCACGGTTGGACGATGCCACGCAGCAATACGAAGCTGCCCGCCATGCCGCCCAGCACGCACGGGCGCGCGAGCGCCGGGCGACCTTGGACCGGGAACGCGCCACGCTTCGGGCCAGTGTGCTGGCGGCGACGCAGGCGCTGGCATCCGCGCAAGCCGAACTGCTGCGCCAGCAGGAGCACGGCCGCCGCGCCGCCGCCTTGCGCATTACGGACAAGGATCTGGCGACCCTGCGCGAACAGGCCCGCTTGCAACGCGAAGCGCAGCTGCGCCTGGCCGCGGTGGCGACGCGCCTGGAGTTCGCCCTGGATGCCGGCCAGACCATCGCGATCGATGGCGGCAACGTGCAGGGCAGCGGCGAACGCCAGTTGGCGAGCGCCACGGAAGTGGCCGTGCCTGGCGTCGGCCGGCTGACGATCACCCCCGGCGGGGCTGATCTGGCTGCCGTGCGGCATCAGGCCGAGGACGCGGGCGAACGCCTGGCTTCCGCCCTGCAGCGGCTGGACTTGCCGTCCATCGAGGCGGCCGAGGCGCGCGCGCGGGAATATGCCGTGGCCGTGGGCGCGGCTGACGTGGCGACCGGCACGCTCAAGGGTCTGGCGCCGCAAGGCATCGAGGCCTTGCGCGCGCAACTGACGAATGACGAGGCGCGTCTGCGCGAGGTGGAACAGGCGCTGGCGCAATTGGCCACGGCAAGCGAAGAAGGGCAGAGCGGGGCTCCGCTCACCGCGCAGGAAGCCGAAGTCCGCCTGCTGGCCCTGGAGCGCTCGCTCAAGCAGATCAATGCCGACCTGCACAAGGCGCAACTGGCCGAAGGCGATGGCCAGGCGCGCGTGAACGCCGCGCAGCGTGAAGACGATGCGGCGCAAGCCGTGCTCACCGCAAGCGGACGCCAGGACATGGTGGCGGCCACGCGGCAGGCCCTGGACGAATCGGCAGCTGAAGCCGCGTCCGCCCAGGCGCGTGTCGAGAACTTGCTGGCGCAGGTCCAGCAGGCCCGTCCCGACATCCTCAAGCAGGACCTTGAACGCTATCGCCGCAGCGCCGAGCAACTGGAGCAGGCCTTCCACCAACGGCGCGATACGCTGTTGCGCCTGGACGTGGAGCTGCAAGCCGCCGGCGCCCGCGGCCTGGAAGAACGGCAGGCGGAAATCGCGCGCGACCTGACGCAGGCGCGGCGCCATGCCCAGGAGCTGACCCATCGCGCCGAAGCCCTGGACCGGCTGTTGACCTTGCTGCGGGAAAAACGCGCCGCCTTGACGGCGCAATTGCAGGCACCCCTCAGGCAGCATCTGCAGCGCTATATACAGCTGCTGTTCCCGCAGGGAAATGTGGGCCTGGACGCCGACCTGATGCCGGGCACCCTGGCACGTGCCGGCAGCACCGGCCTGGAATCGGCGTCCTTCGACGAGCTGAGCTTCGGTGCGCGCGAGCAGCTGGGTGTCATCAGCCGCCTGGCCTACGCGGACCTGTTGCTGGAAGCTGGGCGGCCCACCCTGATCATCCTGGATGACGCCCTGGTGCACAGCGACGATCAACGGCTGGCGCAGATGAAGCGCATCCTGTTCGACGCGGCCACGCGGCATCAGGTGCTGTTATTTACCTGCCATCCGGCCAACTGGCGCGACATGGGCGTGGCGCCCCGCGCGCTGGAAGGCCTGCGCACGCGCGCTTGA
- a CDS encoding ATP-dependent helicase, with protein MTTDSPAPQFIPAGLVPTSEQRDIQLARQRISLVQANAGAAKTTTLALRVGEALARGLAPQAILALTFTVEARQVMRARLLDVGLPAATVAQLTVLTLDELAQRVLARLEDDAPAQLLSARDLKQPALDALDGLAEAYPSYVDQLEIRTHDSAVSQFLDNLLNLKARLALDLGDRDEEQSLAYVAEDRGIALTDLLWAQEFERLRQGGGETPQFRGPWDATYDLARLLRDFPECADALPVYRLVVADELHDVNEAAYTVLETLLAGADHGREAVYFVGAGDRDQVIHSRLGADEQYLDRRFAARFPATVNYPLTVTWRHGPHLAHAMEAFKRKPVRSGLPVKTDLDVMLYAADQPPAAGCAGQVIAALTRWKADRHPLDGCAILLRDRHQSIAIENALMQADIGYRTQTMPSYLRREEILFLRGMLAIALDNLHTVEAMPVREDIVAALALFGEVPLTPEELMQAKRDIAKQPELLKTFFQYQIQRVGAEAARRRMAAAVDHVRGLPDDAPAHEALLRICEEVAVENLAQRLYVHPYDTEVVTRSVQGFVAAARDSGRSLRDFANWIGTADAFVAARRSKNLVLLECVESAKGKEFDHVILPFLEIGEFPHPLRAAREEENLFYVAATRARARLTLIAPAAEPLRSPYIARMEITATRARSDAAVQTNLAARQAKAAAQANANAVTQTPTSARARASAPARGTPADSGRRELKVSYADKEHVKKLGARWDPTRKIWYAPEGVDIEPLRPWLPPGH; from the coding sequence ATGACCACCGACAGCCCCGCCCCTCAATTCATCCCCGCCGGCCTGGTCCCCACGTCCGAGCAACGCGACATCCAGTTGGCGCGCCAGCGCATCAGCCTGGTGCAGGCGAACGCCGGCGCGGCCAAGACCACCACCCTGGCGCTGCGGGTGGGCGAAGCGCTGGCGCGTGGCCTGGCTCCGCAAGCGATCCTGGCGCTGACGTTCACGGTGGAAGCCCGCCAGGTGATGCGCGCGCGCCTGCTGGACGTGGGCCTGCCGGCGGCCACCGTGGCGCAATTGACGGTGTTGACCCTCGACGAACTGGCGCAACGGGTGTTGGCGCGGCTGGAAGACGACGCGCCCGCGCAACTGCTGTCGGCCCGCGACCTCAAGCAACCGGCGCTCGATGCGCTGGACGGCCTGGCGGAAGCCTATCCGTCCTATGTCGACCAGCTGGAGATACGCACGCACGACAGCGCGGTAAGCCAGTTCCTGGACAATCTGTTGAACCTCAAGGCCCGGCTCGCACTGGACCTGGGCGACCGCGACGAAGAGCAATCCCTGGCCTATGTGGCCGAAGACCGCGGCATCGCGCTGACCGATCTTCTATGGGCCCAGGAATTCGAGCGCTTGCGCCAGGGCGGCGGCGAAACGCCCCAATTCCGCGGCCCCTGGGACGCCACCTACGACCTGGCCCGCCTGCTGCGCGATTTCCCCGAGTGCGCCGATGCCCTGCCCGTTTATCGCCTGGTGGTGGCGGACGAACTGCATGACGTGAACGAAGCCGCGTATACCGTGCTGGAAACGCTGCTCGCGGGCGCGGACCATGGTCGCGAGGCCGTGTACTTCGTCGGCGCCGGCGACCGCGACCAGGTGATCCACTCACGGCTAGGCGCCGACGAGCAGTACCTGGACCGCCGCTTCGCCGCCCGCTTTCCCGCCACTGTGAACTATCCGCTGACGGTGACCTGGCGCCATGGCCCCCATCTGGCCCATGCCATGGAAGCGTTCAAGCGCAAACCGGTGCGCTCCGGCCTGCCGGTGAAAACCGACCTGGACGTCATGCTCTATGCGGCAGACCAACCCCCGGCCGCGGGCTGCGCCGGGCAGGTCATCGCGGCCCTGACGCGCTGGAAGGCAGACAGGCATCCTCTGGACGGCTGCGCCATTCTTCTGCGCGACCGCCATCAATCGATCGCCATCGAAAACGCGCTGATGCAGGCCGATATCGGCTATCGCACGCAGACCATGCCCAGCTATCTACGCCGCGAGGAGATCCTGTTCCTGCGCGGCATGCTGGCCATCGCGCTGGACAATCTGCACACGGTCGAAGCCATGCCGGTGCGCGAAGATATCGTCGCCGCGCTGGCCTTGTTCGGCGAGGTGCCGCTGACACCCGAAGAACTGATGCAGGCCAAACGCGATATCGCCAAACAGCCTGAACTGTTGAAGACGTTCTTTCAGTACCAGATCCAGCGGGTCGGCGCCGAAGCCGCGCGCCGCCGCATGGCGGCCGCCGTCGATCACGTACGGGGCCTGCCGGACGACGCGCCCGCCCATGAAGCGCTGCTGCGCATCTGCGAGGAAGTCGCGGTGGAAAACCTGGCGCAGCGGCTGTACGTGCATCCTTACGACACCGAGGTCGTGACCCGCTCGGTTCAGGGTTTCGTCGCGGCGGCGCGGGATTCGGGCCGTTCGCTGCGTGATTTCGCGAATTGGATCGGCACCGCCGATGCCTTCGTGGCCGCGCGGCGCAGCAAGAACCTGGTGCTGCTTGAATGCGTTGAATCGGCCAAGGGCAAGGAATTCGATCATGTCATCCTGCCTTTCCTGGAGATCGGCGAATTTCCCCATCCCCTGCGCGCCGCGCGGGAAGAGGAAAACCTGTTCTATGTCGCCGCGACCCGTGCCCGCGCACGCCTGACCCTGATCGCGCCCGCCGCCGAGCCGTTGCGCAGCCCCTATATCGCGCGCATGGAAATCACCGCGACGCGGGCCCGCTCCGACGCGGCCGTGCAGACCAACCTGGCGGCAAGGCAGGCCAAGGCGGCGGCGCAAGCAAATGCCAATGCCGTCACCCAAACGCCAACCAGCGCGCGGGCCAGGGCGTCCGCGCCCGCGCGCGGCACGCCTGCCGACAGCGGCCGCCGCGAGCTCAAGGTCTCTTACGCGGACAAGGAACACGTGAAGAAGCTGGGCGCGCGTTGGGACCCGACGCGCAAGATCTGGTACGCGCCGGAAGGCGTCGATATCGAGCCGCTGCGGCCCTGGCTGCCGCCAGGGCACTGA
- a CDS encoding LexA family transcriptional regulator, translating to MRSAKEIRRLNFVDVVARLCEGSQTKAADMLGYSTPSLVSRYASGAKDIGDGTARKVEEAFGLGLYWLDTDHASQPPRVEVAASIEAPSVAYDIARARPMQGQVPLISWVQAGVLAEVIDNFAPGDADVWHACPRRHGPHTFALRVRGISMEPKFQDGDIIFVDPDVAAEHGRNVVVRFEDSKEATFKQLVIEGEHQYLRALNPDWPGPRLIEIDATATICGVVIGKFVEC from the coding sequence ATGCGATCCGCCAAAGAAATCCGCCGCCTGAACTTCGTCGATGTCGTCGCACGCCTGTGCGAAGGCAGCCAGACGAAAGCCGCCGACATGCTCGGCTACTCCACGCCTTCGCTGGTCAGCCGCTACGCCTCCGGCGCCAAGGACATCGGCGACGGCACCGCGCGCAAGGTGGAAGAAGCGTTCGGCCTGGGCCTGTATTGGCTGGACACGGATCACGCCAGCCAGCCTCCCCGCGTCGAGGTTGCCGCAAGCATCGAAGCCCCCTCCGTGGCCTACGACATCGCACGGGCGCGGCCGATGCAGGGCCAGGTACCGCTGATTTCCTGGGTGCAGGCCGGCGTACTGGCGGAAGTCATCGACAACTTCGCGCCCGGCGACGCGGACGTCTGGCACGCCTGCCCGCGCCGGCACGGTCCGCACACCTTCGCACTGCGCGTGCGCGGCATCAGCATGGAGCCCAAGTTCCAGGACGGCGACATTATCTTCGTCGACCCGGACGTCGCCGCGGAACATGGCCGCAACGTGGTGGTGCGCTTCGAAGATTCGAAGGAAGCCACGTTCAAGCAGTTGGTGATCGAAGGCGAGCACCAATACCTGCGCGCCTTGAATCCGGACTGGCCGGGTCCGCGCCTGATCGAGATCGACGCAACGGCCACGATATGCGGCGTGGTGATCGGCAAGTTCGTGGAATGCTGA
- a CDS encoding peptidylprolyl isomerase, translating into MPFASARHILVSTEEKAKELKTAIENGADFAKLAQENSSCPSKRDGGNLGTFGRGQMVPEFDQVVFSAPVNEVQGPVKTQFGYHLVEVTSRQD; encoded by the coding sequence ATGCCTTTCGCCTCCGCTCGCCACATCCTCGTCTCCACCGAGGAAAAAGCCAAGGAACTGAAGACCGCCATCGAAAACGGCGCCGACTTCGCCAAGCTGGCTCAAGAGAACTCCAGCTGCCCGTCCAAGCGTGACGGCGGCAACCTGGGCACCTTCGGCCGCGGCCAGATGGTTCCCGAATTCGACCAGGTGGTGTTCAGCGCCCCGGTCAACGAAGTGCAGGGCCCCGTGAAGACCCAGTTCGGTTATCACCTGGTGGAAGTGACCAGCCGCCAGGACTGA
- a CDS encoding deoxyguanosinetriphosphate triphosphohydrolase, with the protein MQWDRLLTPQRLGKRAAPMEQDPRSEFTRDNDRIVFSSAFRRMQDKTQVFPLAKSDYVRTRLTHSLEVASVGRSLGMRAAERIRRVCPEAAEVAQPDEVGMIVASACLAHDIGNPPFGHAGESAIQEWFSRVPEGREFLARSDMSEAERRDLEAFEGNAQGFRILTRLQYPQQRGGMHLTAAMLATFAKYPGASTAADKAGAAIGRHKFGYMHSEADLFEEVATMTGLLRRQGLDPRAPAAWHRHPLAFLVEAADDICYHVMDIEDGYKAGVVSYEQLLDLHGPWRDDHIDGRARQMGTDAQKAEFYRAKTIGKLIDDVVDRFEACLPGMLDGSFDGELMIGIPRAEAFKRFKEVARLRVYCHQAVLEIEACGFEVISGLLSAFLGAVEDNAERGVQGQSVRTRTLLHLMPGALAEFAALSPYQRALCVTDFVSGMTDTYAVEFYQRIRGISLP; encoded by the coding sequence ATGCAATGGGACCGTCTACTTACGCCGCAGCGCCTGGGCAAACGGGCCGCGCCGATGGAGCAGGACCCGCGCAGCGAATTCACGCGCGATAACGATCGCATCGTGTTCTCGTCGGCCTTTCGCCGCATGCAGGACAAGACCCAGGTCTTTCCCCTGGCCAAGAGCGATTACGTGCGCACCCGGCTGACGCACAGCCTGGAGGTGGCCTCGGTGGGCCGTTCACTGGGGATGCGGGCGGCCGAGCGCATCCGGCGCGTCTGCCCGGAAGCGGCCGAGGTGGCGCAGCCGGACGAGGTGGGCATGATCGTCGCCAGCGCCTGCCTGGCCCACGATATCGGCAACCCGCCGTTCGGCCACGCGGGCGAGTCGGCGATCCAGGAATGGTTCAGCCGCGTGCCCGAAGGACGCGAGTTCCTGGCGCGCAGCGATATGAGCGAGGCCGAGCGCCGCGACCTGGAAGCCTTCGAAGGCAATGCCCAGGGTTTTCGCATCCTGACCCGCCTGCAATATCCCCAGCAGCGCGGCGGCATGCATCTGACCGCGGCCATGCTGGCGACTTTCGCCAAGTATCCCGGCGCCTCCACCGCCGCCGATAAGGCCGGGGCGGCCATCGGCCGCCACAAGTTCGGCTATATGCATTCCGAGGCCGATCTGTTCGAGGAAGTCGCGACGATGACCGGGTTGCTGCGCCGCCAGGGGCTGGACCCGCGGGCGCCCGCGGCCTGGCATCGCCATCCGCTGGCTTTCCTGGTCGAGGCAGCCGACGACATCTGCTATCACGTCATGGACATAGAAGATGGCTACAAGGCGGGTGTGGTCAGCTACGAACAATTGCTGGACCTGCACGGCCCCTGGCGCGACGACCATATCGACGGCCGCGCGCGACAGATGGGCACGGACGCGCAGAAGGCGGAGTTCTATCGCGCCAAGACCATAGGCAAGCTGATCGACGACGTGGTCGACCGCTTCGAGGCCTGCCTGCCCGGCATGCTGGACGGCAGCTTCGATGGCGAACTGATGATCGGCATACCCCGGGCCGAGGCATTCAAGCGATTCAAGGAAGTGGCGCGCCTGCGGGTCTATTGCCATCAGGCCGTGCTGGAAATCGAGGCTTGCGGCTTTGAGGTGATCAGCGGCCTGCTGTCGGCCTTTCTGGGCGCGGTGGAAGACAACGCGGAGCGCGGCGTGCAAGGGCAGAGCGTGCGCACCCGCACCCTGCTGCATCTGATGCCGGGCGCGCTGGCGGAGTTCGCGGCGCTGTCGCCTTACCAGCGTGCCTTGTGCGTGACCGATTTCGTTTCCGGCATGACCGATACCTATGCGGTCGAGTTTTATCAACGTATCCGCGGAATTTCCCTGCCATGA
- a CDS encoding carboxylesterase/lipase family protein has product MKQTVQASLPQGTLIGASEQGVCRFSAIPYAEAPVGSLRFAPPQPARWRGERDATQAGPVCPQLPSRLRRVMGDFQADQSEDCLHLTVWTPAVDTQLRPVVVWLHGGAWQSGAGALDWYDGAGLAQRGDIVVVSPNYRLAGLGWLCLPGETANVGLLDEEAAIAWVHTHIAAFGGDPARITVMGQSAGASNIALMLARKPLFQRAIMQSAGLGRGFRDAAQAEHLSRVFLRAAGADSLAAARQLPVQALLDAQQSPEVAAALQAEGSSRSLFYPAIDGEVVTADIETAMTEAAGRADVLIGHTRDELAAFPGGGLDEDSRRKGEQTFALRSRRWARDAIERGRQAWEYRFDVGYSPEFGACHCVELPFVFDTFAAFRGAPMLQGLSDEKARQVSEAVQHAWIAFIRGGSPGWDAAPAQHIFA; this is encoded by the coding sequence ATGAAGCAGACAGTCCAGGCCAGCCTGCCGCAAGGTACCTTGATCGGCGCGAGCGAGCAGGGTGTCTGCCGCTTTTCCGCGATCCCCTACGCGGAGGCGCCCGTCGGTTCGCTGCGTTTCGCGCCGCCGCAACCCGCCCGATGGCGTGGGGAACGAGATGCCACGCAGGCCGGCCCGGTATGTCCGCAACTGCCGTCGCGGCTGCGCCGGGTGATGGGCGATTTCCAGGCGGACCAGTCCGAGGACTGCCTGCACCTGACCGTATGGACCCCCGCTGTCGACACGCAATTGCGTCCCGTGGTGGTGTGGCTGCACGGCGGTGCCTGGCAGAGCGGCGCCGGCGCGCTGGATTGGTATGACGGTGCGGGGCTGGCACAGCGGGGCGACATCGTGGTGGTCTCGCCCAACTACCGGCTGGCCGGCCTGGGCTGGCTATGCCTGCCGGGGGAAACCGCCAACGTCGGTTTGCTCGACGAAGAAGCGGCCATCGCCTGGGTACACACGCATATCGCGGCCTTCGGCGGCGACCCCGCGCGCATCACCGTGATGGGCCAATCCGCCGGGGCTTCCAATATTGCCTTGATGCTTGCGCGCAAGCCACTGTTCCAACGCGCCATCATGCAGAGCGCCGGCCTGGGCCGCGGCTTTCGCGATGCCGCACAGGCCGAACACCTTAGCCGCGTTTTTCTGCGCGCGGCCGGCGCGGACAGCCTGGCCGCCGCGCGCCAACTGCCGGTGCAGGCGCTGCTGGACGCGCAGCAGTCTCCAGAGGTGGCCGCGGCCCTGCAGGCGGAAGGATCGAGCCGCAGCCTGTTCTATCCCGCGATAGACGGCGAGGTGGTGACGGCGGACATCGAAACCGCCATGACGGAGGCCGCGGGCCGCGCCGACGTCCTGATCGGCCATACCCGCGACGAACTGGCCGCGTTTCCCGGCGGTGGACTGGATGAAGACAGCCGGCGCAAGGGCGAGCAGACCTTCGCGCTGCGCTCGCGCCGTTGGGCCCGGGATGCCATCGAACGTGGACGGCAGGCCTGGGAGTACCGCTTCGATGTCGGCTACAGCCCTGAGTTCGGCGCCTGCCACTGCGTCGAGCTGCCCTTTGTGTTTGATACTTTCGCCGCCTTCCGTGGCGCGCCCATGTTGCAAGGGCTGTCCGATGAAAAGGCGCGACAAGTGTCAGAGGCCGTGCAGCACGCCTGGATCGCCTTCATCCGCGGCGGGTCGCCCGGCTGGGACGCCGCGCCGGCCCAACATATTTTTGCGTAG
- a CDS encoding tripartite tricarboxylate transporter substrate binding protein, producing MINLKRCALILALCLPCLAQAAFPEKPFRIIVSNPPGGPVDVMLRVLANKLGEAWQQPIVVENRPGASGIISTGVLVKSPADGYTLGMVVASALTIVPFAVDKLPYDPQKDLQPVSLVARTPFLFIVRSDSPFKTWDDFVRASHQSELAIGSFPRGTAFHLIWEQTARRAGVKALYVPSASSGKTQNDLIGGQLDIALDAPSSSQALIQAGRLRPLVITSPTRFAGLPDTPTLQESGMADYAPQPWIGLMAPAGVPADRIAFIQQSVAKILQDPAMKAQMATLGMIPIGSTPAVLGATIEHDRAEMAPLIKELGIRLE from the coding sequence GTGATCAATCTGAAGCGCTGCGCGCTCATCCTTGCCCTGTGTCTGCCTTGCCTGGCCCAGGCCGCCTTTCCGGAAAAACCTTTCCGCATCATCGTGTCCAATCCACCCGGCGGTCCGGTGGATGTGATGCTCCGCGTGCTCGCCAACAAATTGGGCGAGGCCTGGCAGCAACCCATCGTGGTGGAGAACCGCCCGGGCGCGTCCGGCATCATCAGCACCGGCGTGCTGGTGAAGTCACCCGCCGACGGCTATACGCTGGGCATGGTGGTGGCGTCCGCGCTGACCATCGTTCCCTTCGCCGTCGACAAGCTGCCCTACGATCCCCAGAAAGACCTGCAGCCGGTTTCGCTGGTGGCGCGCACGCCGTTTCTGTTCATCGTGCGCAGCGACAGTCCGTTCAAGACCTGGGATGACTTCGTGCGCGCCAGCCATCAGAGCGAGCTGGCCATCGGTTCCTTCCCGCGCGGCACGGCCTTCCACCTGATCTGGGAGCAGACCGCGCGGCGCGCCGGGGTCAAGGCCTTGTACGTGCCGTCGGCTTCGTCGGGCAAGACGCAGAACGATCTGATCGGAGGACAACTGGATATTGCCCTTGATGCGCCGTCCAGTTCGCAGGCCCTGATCCAGGCGGGCCGTCTGCGTCCGCTGGTGATCACCAGTCCGACGCGTTTCGCCGGCCTGCCGGACACCCCCACGCTGCAGGAATCCGGCATGGCGGACTATGCGCCGCAGCCCTGGATCGGCCTGATGGCGCCGGCTGGCGTGCCGGCGGACCGTATCGCCTTCATCCAGCAATCTGTCGCCAAGATCCTGCAAGATCCCGCTATGAAGGCGCAAATGGCCACGCTGGGGATGATCCCCATAGGCAGCACCCCCGCGGTGCTGGGCGCCACCATCGAGCACGATCGCGCGGAGATGGCGCCCCTGATCAAGGAATTAGGCATCCGTCTGGAATAG